The proteins below come from a single Halobacillus salinarum genomic window:
- the dnaJ gene encoding molecular chaperone DnaJ, translated as MSKRDYYEVLGVSKDASKEEIKKAYRKLARQYHPDVSKEENAADKFKEAKEAYETLSDQQKRAQYDQFGHAGPNQGFGGFGGGAEDFGGFGDIFDMFFGGGGRRRDPNAPRKGADLQYTMSLDFEEAIFGKSTTIEIPIEEDCETCGGDGAKPGTSPETCPHCQGSGQINQEQNTPFGRVVNRRVCHHCQGSGKIVKEKCPDCGGRGRINSRKKINIDIPAGIDEGQQIRVPGKGEAGVNGGPAGDLFVVIQVKPHEFFEREGDHIFCEIPLTFTQAALGDEIEVPTVHGKVMLKIPAGTQTGKTFRLKDKGAPNVHGRGHGDQHVKTKVITPKNLTERQKELLREFNDISGNEATEEQHGNFFERMKRAFKGE; from the coding sequence GTGAGTAAACGTGATTATTATGAGGTCCTCGGGGTATCGAAAGATGCTTCCAAGGAGGAAATAAAGAAAGCTTACCGTAAACTGGCACGCCAATACCACCCGGATGTCAGTAAAGAGGAAAACGCAGCAGATAAATTTAAAGAAGCCAAAGAGGCTTATGAAACGCTAAGTGATCAGCAAAAGCGTGCTCAGTATGACCAGTTCGGCCATGCTGGACCTAACCAAGGCTTTGGCGGTTTTGGTGGAGGAGCAGAAGATTTCGGCGGCTTTGGAGATATTTTCGACATGTTCTTTGGTGGGGGAGGCCGCAGACGCGACCCTAACGCTCCCCGGAAAGGTGCCGATCTTCAATATACCATGTCCTTAGACTTTGAAGAGGCAATCTTCGGTAAAAGCACCACGATTGAAATTCCAATTGAAGAAGATTGTGAAACATGCGGCGGCGACGGTGCAAAGCCGGGAACTTCTCCTGAAACTTGTCCTCACTGTCAAGGTTCAGGGCAAATCAATCAGGAACAGAACACGCCGTTTGGCCGCGTAGTTAATCGCCGTGTATGTCACCATTGTCAAGGAAGCGGTAAAATTGTTAAGGAAAAATGTCCAGATTGCGGCGGCAGAGGACGGATAAATTCACGGAAGAAGATTAACATTGATATCCCGGCTGGTATCGATGAAGGTCAGCAAATCCGTGTTCCAGGAAAAGGTGAAGCTGGCGTAAACGGCGGACCTGCAGGGGATTTATTCGTAGTGATCCAGGTTAAGCCGCACGAATTCTTTGAACGCGAAGGAGACCATATTTTCTGTGAGATTCCTTTAACCTTTACCCAAGCAGCACTTGGCGATGAGATTGAAGTCCCTACGGTCCATGGAAAAGTTATGCTGAAAATACCAGCAGGAACTCAGACAGGCAAAACGTTCCGTCTGAAAGATAAAGGTGCTCCAAATGTTCATGGCCGCGGTCATGGGGATCAACACGTGAAGACAAAAGTGATAACTCCAAAAAATCTCACTGAACGTCAAAAAGAATTGCTTCGTGAATTCAATGATATCAGCGGTAATGAAGCGACTGAAGAACAGCACGGCAATTTCTTTGAACGTATGAAACGTGCTTTTAAAGGTGAGTAG
- the prmA gene encoding 50S ribosomal protein L11 methyltransferase — protein MKWSEICIHTTNEAIEPVSNILHESGASGVVIEDPQDMIREETALGEIYELNPEDYPEEGVYVKAYLPVNSFLGETVEEIKQSISQLSSFDIDVGKNLISISEINEEDWATAWKKYYKPVKISEKITIIPTWEKYTPVSTDEIIIEMDPGMAFGTGTHPTTVLSLQALEQYLKEGNQVLDVGAGSGILSIASVLLGAEHVYAFDLDDIAVASTLNNASLNQVENKISAKQNDLLKGVEPGADLIVSNILAEIIVRFTKEAYHVIKPGGYFITSGIISGKKDLVRDQLISSGFEIVETNKMEDWISIIARKPGQ, from the coding sequence GTGAAATGGTCAGAAATCTGTATACACACGACCAATGAAGCGATTGAACCTGTATCTAATATCCTTCACGAATCCGGAGCCAGTGGTGTGGTGATTGAAGACCCTCAAGACATGATCCGCGAAGAAACAGCTTTAGGTGAGATTTATGAATTAAATCCTGAAGATTATCCGGAAGAAGGCGTTTACGTAAAAGCATATCTTCCTGTGAACAGTTTTTTAGGAGAAACAGTGGAGGAAATAAAGCAGTCGATCAGCCAGCTGTCTTCCTTTGATATTGATGTCGGTAAAAATCTTATTTCCATTAGCGAAATCAATGAAGAAGACTGGGCCACAGCTTGGAAAAAATACTATAAGCCTGTTAAAATATCTGAAAAGATAACCATCATCCCTACTTGGGAGAAGTACACACCGGTTTCCACTGATGAAATCATAATCGAAATGGATCCTGGCATGGCTTTTGGAACAGGTACTCATCCAACTACTGTGTTAAGCCTGCAGGCGCTGGAGCAATACTTAAAAGAAGGTAACCAAGTCCTCGATGTTGGAGCGGGCTCGGGCATTCTTAGTATCGCTTCCGTTTTGCTTGGTGCAGAGCACGTGTATGCGTTTGACCTGGATGATATTGCAGTAGCCAGTACGTTGAACAACGCTAGTCTGAATCAGGTGGAAAACAAAATTTCAGCAAAACAAAATGATTTGCTGAAAGGTGTGGAACCGGGGGCTGATTTAATCGTCTCCAATATTTTAGCTGAAATCATTGTCCGTTTTACTAAGGAAGCTTATCATGTAATTAAGCCTGGAGGTTATTTTATTACTTCAGGAATTATTTCAGGAAAGAAAGACTTGGTAAGAGATCAGTTGATAAGCTCAGGTTTTGAAATCGTTGAAACCAATAAAATGGAAGACTGGATATCCATTATAGCCAGGAAGCCAGGACAATAG
- a CDS encoding 16S rRNA (uracil(1498)-N(3))-methyltransferase, translating to MVQRYFVDKEQWSEQYVSVTGEDVHHISRVMRMAPGDEIICIKKDDQLAASCEITAIENRQVLCRIVERLEENRELPVDVTIVQSIGKGDKLEQVIQKGTELGAHSFIPFQAERSISKWDESKARKKVNRLEKIAKEASEQSQRSHIPEVSLPVDLNHLLDTAEEFDVKVFAYEDEARAEDFHSLADHFAHVKEGMRILVVIGPEGGFSDREVSQLSAAHFETVRLGRRILRMETAPLYYLSSVSYHFEELR from the coding sequence ATGGTACAACGTTATTTTGTGGACAAGGAACAATGGTCCGAGCAATATGTTTCCGTCACAGGAGAGGATGTCCATCACATTTCCAGAGTAATGCGGATGGCTCCAGGGGATGAAATTATCTGCATAAAGAAAGATGATCAGTTGGCTGCGAGTTGTGAAATAACTGCGATAGAAAATAGGCAGGTGCTTTGCAGAATAGTGGAACGCCTTGAAGAAAACAGGGAATTGCCTGTAGATGTTACAATTGTCCAAAGTATTGGAAAAGGCGATAAACTTGAGCAAGTGATTCAAAAAGGCACCGAGCTGGGTGCTCACAGTTTTATCCCTTTTCAGGCTGAGAGGTCAATTTCCAAGTGGGACGAGTCTAAAGCGAGAAAAAAAGTAAACAGGCTCGAAAAAATTGCTAAAGAAGCCAGTGAGCAGTCCCAGCGCTCCCATATACCTGAAGTTTCTCTGCCGGTTGATCTTAATCATCTCCTTGATACGGCAGAAGAGTTTGATGTAAAAGTATTTGCTTATGAAGACGAAGCGCGGGCAGAGGATTTTCATTCCTTAGCGGATCATTTTGCTCATGTAAAGGAAGGAATGAGGATTCTAGTAGTCATCGGTCCTGAGGGTGGATTTTCTGACCGGGAAGTCAGCCAGCTGTCTGCGGCTCATTTTGAGACGGTGAGGCTGGGACGGCGAATCCTTAGAATGGAAACGGCCCCTTTGTATTACTTATCTAGTGTTTCCTACCATTTTGAAGAGTTGAGGTGA
- the mtaB gene encoding tRNA (N(6)-L-threonylcarbamoyladenosine(37)-C(2))-methylthiotransferase MtaB, producing the protein MPNVAFHTLGCKVNHYETEAIWQLFSDRGYERVDFERPSDVYVINTCTVTNTGDKKSRQVIRRAIRKNPDAVICVTGCYAQTSPGEIMDIPGVDIVVGTQDRVKMLDYIEQFKKERQPINGVTNIMKNRVYEELDVPAFTDRTRASLKIQEGCNNFCTFCIIPWARGLMRSRDPEAVVSQAQQLVDAGYKEIVLTGIHTGGYGEDMKDYNLAMLLRELDKRVQGLKRIRISSIEASQITDDVIEVLNDSDKIVRHLHIPLQSGSDTVLKRMRRKYTTEFYKERIDRIKEALPGLAITSDVIVGFPGETEEEFMETYNFVKEIGYSELHVFPFSKRTGTPAARMKDQIDDEIKHERVRRLIDLSDQQAKEYASQYEGEVLEMIPEEHSRDEEGRLVGYTDNYLKVKISGSDDLIGEIVRVKITKAGYPYNIGEFVRVMDEPSQVSLSS; encoded by the coding sequence ATGCCTAATGTTGCATTTCATACGCTGGGTTGTAAAGTGAATCATTACGAAACAGAAGCAATCTGGCAATTATTTAGTGATCGAGGATACGAACGAGTGGACTTTGAACGTCCTTCAGATGTTTATGTGATCAATACTTGTACAGTAACCAATACGGGGGATAAAAAAAGCCGGCAAGTTATTCGCAGGGCAATTCGTAAAAATCCTGATGCCGTGATCTGCGTTACTGGTTGCTATGCGCAAACATCTCCAGGGGAGATCATGGACATCCCTGGTGTAGATATTGTTGTAGGTACGCAGGACCGTGTGAAAATGCTGGACTATATTGAACAGTTCAAGAAGGAACGCCAGCCCATTAACGGGGTTACGAATATTATGAAAAACCGTGTGTATGAAGAGCTGGATGTCCCGGCTTTTACTGATCGCACTAGAGCCTCATTGAAGATTCAGGAAGGGTGTAACAACTTCTGTACTTTCTGTATTATCCCGTGGGCACGCGGATTAATGCGTTCCCGTGATCCGGAAGCTGTCGTAAGTCAGGCACAGCAGCTTGTCGATGCAGGCTATAAAGAGATCGTTTTAACAGGGATTCACACGGGCGGTTACGGAGAAGACATGAAAGATTACAATTTAGCGATGCTTCTAAGAGAACTGGACAAACGCGTCCAAGGTCTCAAAAGAATTCGCATCTCTTCTATTGAAGCGAGTCAAATAACAGATGATGTGATTGAAGTTCTTAACGACTCTGATAAAATCGTGCGCCATTTGCATATTCCGCTTCAATCCGGATCTGATACCGTATTGAAAAGAATGAGAAGGAAGTATACGACCGAATTTTATAAAGAAAGAATTGACAGAATTAAAGAAGCACTGCCTGGTCTTGCGATTACTTCAGATGTTATTGTCGGTTTCCCAGGGGAAACAGAGGAAGAATTCATGGAAACATACAACTTTGTAAAAGAAATCGGTTATTCCGAGCTGCATGTCTTTCCATTTTCGAAACGCACAGGTACGCCTGCTGCCCGGATGAAAGATCAAATCGATGATGAAATCAAGCATGAGCGTGTCCGGCGATTAATTGATTTATCTGACCAGCAAGCGAAGGAATACGCTTCTCAATATGAAGGAGAAGTGCTTGAAATGATTCCAGAAGAGCATTCCAGAGATGAAGAAGGAAGGCTAGTAGGATACACAGACAACTATCTAAAAGTGAAGATTTCAGGAAGCGATGACTTGATTGGTGAGATTGTTAGAGTGAAAATTACCAAAGCGGGTTACCCTTATAATATAGGGGAGTTTGTCCGTGTTATGGATGAACCTTCTCAAGTTTCACTTAGTTCCTGA
- the deoC gene encoding deoxyribose-phosphate aldolase has translation MEQNLAKMIDHTQLKPDTTKEKITQICKEAKEHHFASVCINPHWVKYSYSLLKDTDVKVCTVIGFPLGATTTETKSFETRQAIENGATEVDMVINIGELKSGNTDAVKEDIAAVVIEAGEKALVKVIIETCLLTDEEKVTACELAKAAGAHFVKTSTGFSTGGATVEDISLMRKTVGPELGVKASGGVRDYKGAKAMIEAGATRIGASSGIAILNGEQGTSDY, from the coding sequence ATGGAACAAAATTTAGCAAAAATGATTGATCATACACAATTAAAGCCGGATACAACAAAAGAAAAGATTACCCAAATATGTAAAGAAGCTAAGGAGCACCACTTTGCCTCAGTGTGCATTAACCCCCACTGGGTAAAGTACAGCTATAGTCTTTTAAAAGATACAGACGTGAAGGTTTGTACGGTGATTGGTTTTCCATTAGGAGCAACGACTACAGAAACTAAATCATTTGAGACGCGGCAGGCGATTGAAAATGGTGCGACTGAAGTAGATATGGTGATCAATATCGGGGAATTGAAATCCGGTAATACGGATGCAGTGAAAGAAGATATTGCAGCTGTTGTGATTGAAGCTGGGGAGAAGGCATTGGTGAAGGTAATCATCGAGACTTGTCTTTTAACAGACGAAGAAAAAGTAACCGCCTGCGAACTAGCCAAAGCGGCTGGAGCACATTTTGTAAAAACTTCTACAGGATTCTCTACCGGAGGAGCGACTGTTGAAGATATCAGTTTAATGAGAAAAACAGTCGGTCCTGAATTGGGAGTAAAAGCTTCTGGAGGAGTTCGTGATTACAAAGGTGCAAAAGCAATGATTGAAGCCGGGGCAACAAGAATTGGTGCTAGTTCAGGAATTGCGATCCTCAACGGAGAACAAGGTACATCTGATTATTAA
- the rpsU gene encoding 30S ribosomal protein S21 has protein sequence MSKTTRVRKNESLEDALRRFKRSVSKSGTLAEYRKREYYDKPSVRRKKKSEAARKRK, from the coding sequence ATGTCAAAAACAACTCGCGTTCGTAAAAACGAGTCTCTTGAAGATGCTCTTCGTCGCTTCAAGCGCAGTGTATCTAAAAGTGGTACACTAGCAGAATATCGTAAGCGTGAATATTACGATAAACCAAGCGTTCGCCGCAAGAAAAAATCTGAGGCAGCTAGAAAGCGCAAGTAG
- a CDS encoding GatB/YqeY domain-containing protein — MTITERLTEDMKTAMKARDKQTLSVIRMVRASMQNEAIKLGKGELTDEEELTVLTREVKQRKDSLHEFEEAGRDDLVEGLHYELEVLQRYMPEQLSEEELEQIVQETIQEVGASNKSDMGKVMSAVMPKVKGKADGSQVNKLVLKQLS, encoded by the coding sequence ATGACTATTACTGAACGCCTGACCGAGGATATGAAAACGGCGATGAAGGCAAGGGATAAGCAAACTCTTTCCGTTATTCGCATGGTGAGAGCTTCAATGCAAAATGAGGCTATCAAACTTGGAAAAGGCGAATTAACTGATGAAGAAGAATTAACTGTTTTAACCCGTGAGGTAAAACAGCGAAAAGATTCCCTCCACGAATTCGAAGAAGCTGGACGCGATGATCTTGTAGAAGGACTTCATTATGAATTGGAAGTTTTACAAAGATATATGCCGGAACAGCTGTCAGAAGAAGAACTTGAGCAAATTGTTCAAGAAACAATTCAAGAGGTAGGAGCTTCTAACAAGAGTGACATGGGTAAAGTCATGAGTGCAGTTATGCCTAAAGTTAAAGGCAAAGCGGATGGCTCCCAGGTAAATAAGCTCGTGCTAAAGCAATTATCCTAA
- a CDS encoding NfeD family protein, protein MVRRMQRIVVYSLLITAAGIIGFQLFLNAVSAKGEGKLVYIIPVSETVERGMAAFLHRTTDEAIENGADQIIFELDTPGGRVDAAGAIGEIIQDLTVPNTAFITSRAYSAGSYIALNTDQIYMKPQATMGASGVINSDGTAADKKAQSAWISSMVAAAESNNRDPLYARAMADSKVDLPEYGAPKGEFLTLGPSQAKEVGYAEGIVNDRTELLNELGLSDAKIVETSPTLAENLARLLTNPVVIPILLSVASLGLVVELYSPGFGVPGIMGILSLVLFFYGHIVAGLAGYEAIVLLILGIGLIIAELFLPGGIAGIAGVVAIVASLMLSSADMGQMAMSIGIAVIVTIAGSLLMFKFFGLERGFFRHVILNESTSAEQGYLSSVTRLELIGLEGVALTPLRPSGTAIIDEERLDVVSEGGFIGAGEQVRVVKTEGARIVVRAVNTMNN, encoded by the coding sequence ATGGTTAGACGCATGCAAAGGATCGTCGTTTATTCTTTGCTGATCACAGCTGCAGGTATCATAGGCTTTCAGCTTTTTTTGAATGCGGTTTCTGCTAAAGGAGAAGGGAAGCTTGTCTATATCATCCCTGTATCAGAAACAGTGGAAAGGGGAATGGCTGCTTTTCTTCATCGGACGACAGATGAGGCAATAGAAAATGGTGCAGATCAAATCATTTTTGAATTAGACACGCCTGGAGGAAGGGTAGATGCTGCTGGGGCAATTGGAGAGATAATTCAGGACTTAACTGTTCCTAATACAGCTTTTATTACAAGCAGGGCTTATTCTGCAGGTTCATATATCGCGTTAAACACCGATCAGATTTATATGAAACCTCAGGCAACTATGGGTGCTTCAGGAGTGATTAACTCCGATGGAACCGCAGCAGATAAGAAAGCTCAATCTGCCTGGATCTCTTCGATGGTAGCTGCTGCGGAATCGAACAACAGGGATCCTCTTTATGCAAGAGCGATGGCCGATAGCAAAGTCGATTTACCTGAATATGGAGCCCCTAAAGGGGAATTTCTAACGTTGGGACCTTCACAGGCAAAAGAAGTCGGTTATGCAGAAGGAATTGTTAATGATCGCACCGAATTGCTAAATGAGCTGGGTCTTTCGGATGCAAAGATCGTTGAAACGTCCCCGACTCTTGCAGAAAACCTGGCAAGATTACTGACCAATCCAGTCGTTATTCCAATTTTGCTTTCGGTCGCAAGCCTGGGGCTTGTCGTAGAATTGTATTCCCCTGGATTTGGTGTGCCTGGAATTATGGGCATTCTATCGCTTGTATTATTCTTTTATGGACATATTGTAGCAGGCCTGGCTGGGTACGAAGCGATTGTATTACTAATCTTGGGAATTGGACTCATTATTGCTGAATTGTTCCTGCCGGGAGGCATTGCGGGAATCGCCGGTGTCGTAGCCATTGTGGCCTCTTTAATGCTTTCTTCAGCCGATATGGGACAGATGGCGATGAGCATCGGGATCGCTGTCATCGTTACGATTGCCGGCTCACTGCTGATGTTTAAGTTCTTTGGATTGGAGCGGGGTTTTTTCCGGCATGTGATCCTTAATGAATCAACTTCTGCTGAACAAGGCTATCTGTCTTCTGTGACACGTCTTGAACTGATTGGATTAGAAGGAGTAGCTCTTACACCTTTACGTCCTTCAGGCACCGCAATCATTGATGAAGAACGCCTCGATGTAGTAAGCGAAGGGGGTTTTATTGGCGCAGGTGAACAAGTAAGAGTGGTAAAAACAGAAGGAGCAAGAATTGTAGTGAGAGCAGTAAATACTATGAATAACTAG
- the floA gene encoding flotillin-like protein FloA (flotillin-like protein involved in membrane lipid rafts): MTLNELMPIIIVGIIIIVLAVLLTFIPVMLWISALAAGVKISIFTLVGMRLRRVIPSRVITPLIKAHKAGVNVNTNQLESHYLAGGNVDRVVNALIAAQRANIELSFERAAAIDLAGRDVLEAVQMSVNPKVIETPFIAGVAMDGIEVKAKARITVRANIDRLVGGAGEDTVIARVGEGIVSTIGSSKNHNKVLENPDLISQNVLGKGLDAGTAFEILSIDIADIDIGKNIGAILQTDQAEADKNIAQAKAEERRAMAIAQEQEMRARVQEMHAKVVEAEADVPQALAEALRSGKMGVMDYMNYQNINADTDMRKTLGKSTDDENSDEEEK, translated from the coding sequence ATGACGTTAAATGAACTGATGCCCATTATTATTGTCGGGATCATAATTATTGTATTGGCTGTTCTACTGACATTTATTCCAGTTATGCTTTGGATCAGTGCCCTTGCGGCCGGGGTGAAAATTAGTATATTTACTTTGGTAGGGATGAGACTGAGACGGGTTATTCCATCACGAGTCATTACTCCCCTGATAAAGGCGCATAAAGCAGGAGTGAATGTTAATACGAATCAGCTGGAAAGTCACTACCTTGCTGGAGGGAATGTGGACAGGGTTGTCAATGCTCTGATCGCAGCACAGCGAGCAAACATCGAGTTAAGTTTTGAACGGGCGGCAGCTATCGATCTCGCAGGAAGAGATGTGTTGGAAGCCGTACAAATGAGTGTTAATCCTAAGGTGATCGAAACGCCGTTTATTGCCGGGGTAGCTATGGACGGGATTGAAGTAAAAGCTAAAGCGAGAATTACCGTGCGGGCAAACATCGACAGGCTTGTCGGTGGTGCTGGTGAAGATACGGTAATTGCTCGTGTTGGAGAAGGGATTGTTTCGACAATTGGTTCAAGTAAGAACCACAATAAAGTACTGGAAAATCCTGATTTGATCTCTCAAAACGTGTTAGGAAAAGGGTTGGACGCAGGAACAGCATTTGAGATTCTTTCGATTGATATTGCTGATATTGATATTGGCAAAAATATTGGGGCGATCCTGCAAACCGACCAGGCAGAAGCAGATAAAAATATTGCTCAAGCGAAAGCAGAAGAACGAAGAGCTATGGCTATCGCCCAAGAACAAGAAATGCGTGCCCGCGTCCAGGAAATGCATGCAAAAGTAGTGGAAGCAGAAGCCGATGTACCACAGGCGCTTGCTGAAGCCCTTCGCTCTGGAAAGATGGGCGTCATGGATTACATGAATTATCAAAATATTAATGCAGATACAGATATGAGAAAAACACTAGGAAAATCCACTGACGATGAAAACAGTGATGAAGAAGAGAAGTAA
- the yqfC gene encoding sporulation protein YqfC — protein MSKWKQQLRAWLGRSFDLPSDVMLDLPRITTIGSIHVYIENHTGLLHFSDEEVRLQYKQGQIKIVGRDLGVKMMLKEEILLEGSLQSVEFLPLNK, from the coding sequence ATGTCAAAATGGAAGCAGCAGCTCCGTGCTTGGTTAGGACGTTCTTTCGATTTACCTTCTGATGTGATGCTCGATTTACCGAGAATTACAACGATAGGTTCCATCCACGTTTACATAGAGAACCATACGGGTCTTTTGCATTTCTCTGACGAAGAAGTAAGACTTCAGTATAAGCAAGGTCAGATCAAGATTGTAGGACGTGATTTAGGTGTGAAAATGATGCTGAAAGAAGAAATACTGCTGGAGGGCAGTCTTCAATCAGTGGAATTTCTTCCGCTAAACAAGTAA
- the yqfD gene encoding sporulation protein YqfD: MSQRQHDYFLGLITIKVKGKLIEPFLQACVRNGCHITNVRRINPEVIQMTIRLKDWSTCRKLRKNYQCKFKVVSRKGIPFLFQHMLKRTSLAAAFILGVLLVFLLANTLWSIHVEGLNPELRASVEKQLKSYGVAPGKLTIGMDDPNEIQRKLLDDVPDLLWIGVKKQGTSYHLYGVEKTRQDKNVNTHPADLIAVKKGMVIKTFIKKGRPLVSVYDVVKKGQRLASGKLVEGKDNNAVVRAEGEVIAETWYKASLSVPVKQQLKLTNGDAEKEYQLQFGKISIPIWGWWHKQDQQKRAENYVSDWSVLKWKLPVHLSTTYYYHSEDQANSYSNKEAVSRGTETAKQSLFQQLPKDSKIIEEKVLHESEENGKVKLILLFKVYENIAATRNY; encoded by the coding sequence ATGTCTCAGAGGCAGCACGATTATTTCCTTGGCTTAATAACGATAAAAGTAAAAGGGAAGCTTATTGAACCTTTTCTTCAGGCATGTGTTCGAAATGGGTGCCATATTACGAACGTTAGAAGAATCAATCCAGAAGTCATTCAAATGACAATCCGTTTAAAAGATTGGAGCACATGCAGGAAATTACGGAAAAATTATCAATGTAAATTTAAAGTAGTGAGTCGTAAAGGAATTCCATTTCTTTTTCAGCACATGCTAAAAAGAACCTCCCTTGCAGCTGCTTTTATCTTGGGTGTCCTTCTTGTTTTTCTTCTAGCCAACACGTTATGGTCGATTCATGTAGAAGGATTGAACCCTGAGCTCAGAGCAAGTGTGGAAAAGCAGTTGAAAAGCTATGGAGTCGCCCCGGGAAAGTTGACGATCGGAATGGATGACCCAAACGAGATTCAACGAAAACTGCTCGACGATGTCCCTGATCTTTTATGGATTGGTGTCAAAAAGCAAGGGACAAGCTATCACCTTTATGGAGTTGAAAAAACAAGGCAGGACAAAAATGTGAATACCCATCCTGCTGATCTCATAGCTGTAAAAAAAGGAATGGTAATTAAAACATTTATAAAAAAAGGGCGGCCGCTTGTATCTGTTTATGATGTTGTAAAAAAGGGACAAAGGCTGGCTTCAGGCAAGTTGGTAGAGGGGAAAGACAATAACGCTGTAGTCCGGGCTGAAGGAGAAGTCATTGCTGAAACCTGGTATAAAGCAAGCCTTTCTGTTCCAGTCAAGCAGCAGCTGAAACTGACGAATGGAGACGCTGAAAAAGAGTATCAACTTCAATTTGGAAAAATATCCATTCCCATCTGGGGATGGTGGCATAAACAAGATCAACAAAAGAGAGCTGAGAATTACGTCTCAGATTGGTCCGTTTTAAAATGGAAGCTGCCTGTTCACTTAAGCACTACTTATTACTATCATTCGGAAGATCAGGCGAATTCTTATTCCAATAAAGAAGCGGTTTCAAGAGGAACTGAAACAGCAAAGCAAAGCCTGTTTCAGCAGCTTCCAAAAGACTCAAAAATCATTGAAGAAAAAGTTTTGCACGAGAGTGAGGAGAATGGTAAAGTAAAATTAATCCTATTATTTAAAGTATATGAGAATATTGCTGCCACACGTAATTATTAA
- a CDS encoding PhoH family protein, translating to MQEDLKTIDIQLDNTSEALALFGTEDRNLKQIEEQLKVSIISRGERVSVSGQAEHVQLTEDILLAVLAIIRKGLTITERDIVYAVDLAKKGKINQFEALFEDEITRNTKGKSIRVKTLGQRNYVNAIKKHDLVFGIGPAGTGKTYLAVIMAVNALKKGEVKRIILTRPAVEAGESLGFLPGDLKEKVDPYLRPLYDSLHDVFGAEHTARLIDRGTIEIAPLAYMRGRTLDDAFAILDEAQNTTPEQMKMFLTRLGFGSKMIITGDITQVDLPRGVTSGLKVAAERLSHVKGSAFIHLDQTDVVRHPLVQRIINAYEEKQS from the coding sequence ATGCAGGAAGACTTAAAAACGATTGATATCCAATTGGATAACACCTCAGAAGCTTTAGCACTATTTGGCACTGAGGATAGAAATTTAAAACAAATCGAAGAACAGCTAAAAGTCTCAATTATTTCCCGGGGAGAACGAGTGAGTGTTTCCGGACAAGCAGAGCACGTTCAACTGACAGAAGACATTTTGCTCGCCGTTCTTGCCATTATCCGCAAAGGACTAACAATTACAGAAAGAGATATTGTTTATGCTGTGGACCTAGCAAAAAAAGGTAAAATTAATCAATTTGAAGCTCTTTTTGAGGATGAAATTACCCGGAACACAAAAGGGAAGTCCATACGTGTCAAAACGCTTGGTCAAAGAAATTACGTAAATGCGATTAAAAAGCACGACCTTGTGTTTGGTATCGGTCCAGCCGGGACAGGAAAGACATATCTAGCCGTTATCATGGCTGTCAACGCCCTGAAGAAAGGAGAAGTAAAACGGATTATACTTACACGCCCTGCGGTGGAAGCTGGAGAAAGTCTCGGATTTCTGCCCGGCGATTTAAAGGAAAAGGTGGATCCGTATTTACGACCTCTTTATGATTCACTGCACGATGTCTTCGGTGCTGAACACACTGCAAGACTCATTGACAGAGGTACGATAGAAATTGCCCCGCTTGCGTATATGCGAGGGCGTACACTGGATGATGCCTTTGCTATTCTTGATGAGGCACAAAACACGACACCAGAACAAATGAAGATGTTTCTTACGCGTTTGGGATTTGGTTCAAAGATGATTATTACAGGGGATATCACGCAGGTAGACTTGCCTAGAGGAGTGACCTCCGGATTAAAAGTGGCTGCAGAACGTCTCAGTCATGTAAAGGGATCCGCTTTTATTCATCTTGATCAGACAGATGTAGTCCGTCACCCGCTTGTGCAGCGGATTATTAACGCGTATGAAGAAAAGCAGTCATAA